In the Arachis ipaensis cultivar K30076 chromosome B10, Araip1.1, whole genome shotgun sequence genome, one interval contains:
- the LOC110268372 gene encoding uncharacterized protein LOC110268372 yields MLADILCAKIYSSASKNDQIYFLIGEIIDVLKHQKWWYYCCLCNAPVCHVGNVFYYYLCRIECVDAIRRYLFYLSELLVPVFFLLYCIFCTCFSMYIFLLFTLFRYRIKIIVSHSNSSNIFILEDDEVMQILKKSCSDFLIDERNFSQSKDDYTVPNSMISQLMNDELISADYHGFV; encoded by the exons ATGCTTGCTGACATTCTTTGTGCTAAAATATATTCTTCTGCATCaaaaaat GATCAGATTTATTTTTTGATCGGTGAGATTATTGATGTGCTGAAACATCAGAAGTGGTGGTACTACTGCTGTTTGTGTAATGCACCTGTTTGTCATGTTGGGAATGTATTTTATTATTATCTGTGTAGAATTGAGTGTGTTGATGCCATAAGAAGGTATCTATTTTATCTCTCGGAGTTGTTGGTACCAGTTTTCTTTTTGCTTTATTGCATCTTCTGCACATGTTTCTCAAtgtatatttttcttttgtttacatTATTTAGGTATCGCATCAAAATTATTGTTTCCCATTCAAATAGCAGCAATATTTTCATACTTGAGGATGATGAGGTGATGCAAATACTCAAAAAGAGTTGTTCAGACTTTTTGATAGACGAAAGAAATTTCTCCCAA tcAAAGGATGATTACACTGTTCCGAATAGCATGATTTCTCAGTTGATGAATGACGAACTGATTTCTGCCG
- the LOC110268373 gene encoding uncharacterized protein LOC110268373 — translation MDEILQKRTDYEYLIDFVGVLCGLKRKTDVECNGKILKVIILEVFADGKKIPCNLVGDYFALIDINSLKKYQRPPVLILQSFKIKVNGDKVSLQNVINVSRVLINPDMQETVNFLNEYRIASHHFSRLRSNEIGDLVSVIDDESFDWKLIQTIANLKGNNEDGQFFMVGKIKEIVEDPKWWVFSCVFGHPIIGDDNVFHCQLCSKEVQHFMIR, via the exons ATGGACGAGATTCTTCAAAAGCGCACTGATTATGAGTACTTAATAG ATTTTGTTGGGGTCTTGTGCGGATTGAAAAGGAAAACGGATGTTGAGTGTAATGGAAAGATATTGAAAGTTATCATCCTTGAAGTTTTTGCTGATGG GAAGAAAATCCCCTGCAATCTTGTTGGTGACTATTTTGCTCTTATAGACATTAATAGTTTGAAAAAGTACCAGAGACCACCCGTTCTTATTTTGCAATCTTTCAAGATCAAAGTCAATGGAG aTAAAGTTAGTCTCCAAAATGTGATCAATGTTTCTCGGGTTTTAATCAACCCTGATATGCAGGAAACTGTGAATTTTCTGAATGA aTACCGTATTGCAAGCCACCATTTCAGTAGACTCCGTAGTAATGAGATTGGAGATTTAGTATCTGTAATTGATGATGAATCTTTTGATTGGAAGCTAATACAGACTATTGCTAATCTTAAGGGAAACAATGAG gaTGGACAATTCTTTATGGTTGGAAAAATTAAAGAGATTGTTGAAGATCCAAAGTGGTGGGTCTTTTCTTGTGTTTTTGGTCATCCAATTATAGGTGATGATAATGTGTTTCATTGTCAGCTGTGCAGCAAAGAGGTCCAGCATTTTATGATCAGGTAA
- the LOC110268261 gene encoding uncharacterized protein LOC110268261 — protein sequence MLTQIFLVFSWFSRFYLKIVVSHANGNNIFVLIDREVVQIIKTRCSSFLDNHPKLNQGSYCKVVPLKLISSLLHKKVVFMVDVRPVGYEMNRSVYIVQQIWDDASVINVFEATAEMNEHKIHDLVDFMPEVEDAFSQCGSDHEAVEDLHAF from the exons ATGTTAACTCAAATTTTCCTTGTTTTCTCCTGGTTTTCAAGATTCTACTTGAAGATTGTAGTGTCTCATGCAAATGGAAATAATATATTTGTTCTTATAGATCGTGAGGTCGTGCAAATAATAAAGACAAGATGCTCGAGCTTTTTGGATAATCACCCAAAGTTGAATCAG gGATCTTATTGCAAAGTTGTTCCATTGAAACTCATTTCAAGTCTTTTGCACAAAAAAGTTGTATTCATGGTTGATGTTAGGCCTGTGGGTTATGAGATGAATCGATCTGTGTATATTGTTCAACAGATTTGGGATGATGCCTCCGTTATTAATGTTTTTGAGGCTACTGCTGAGATGAATGAGCATAAG aTTCATGATCTGGTTGATTTTATGCCTGAAGTTGAAGATGCTTTCAGCCAATGTGGAAGCGATCATGAGGCTGTGGAGGATCTGCATGCTTTTTAG